A DNA window from Chryseobacterium sp. MEBOG06 contains the following coding sequences:
- a CDS encoding DMT family transporter, which translates to MHKLALFRLHLIVFLWGFTAILGKLIHANAQILVFYRMLFAAIFLFVFIRVFKKESIKVSKKIFFQLAGIGLAMALHWYCFFYSIKVSNVSIALSCLSLSTLFASILEPVIFKRKVDISEVIMGTVIVACILLIFKTEFHFKEGIIYGIFCAIFGTIFSVFNGKMFGKTSSGNIIFYEIFCGWFILMIFYLLSGQIFQMNEINYRDLALICLLASVFTAFPMLESVKLMKYISPFTLILTVNLEPVYGIILAFFIFGESEHMSPIFYIASAVMILAIIVNGLIKARKTKNFN; encoded by the coding sequence ATGCATAAATTGGCACTTTTCAGATTGCACTTAATAGTATTTTTATGGGGATTCACTGCAATTTTAGGAAAGCTGATTCATGCAAATGCACAGATTCTGGTTTTCTACAGAATGCTTTTCGCTGCTATTTTTCTTTTTGTATTTATCAGAGTTTTTAAAAAAGAAAGCATAAAGGTTTCTAAAAAAATATTCTTTCAGCTGGCAGGTATAGGCCTTGCCATGGCTCTTCACTGGTATTGTTTTTTTTACTCTATTAAAGTATCAAATGTTTCAATTGCTTTGAGTTGTCTGTCTTTGTCCACTCTTTTTGCATCCATACTTGAACCCGTTATTTTTAAAAGAAAAGTCGATATTTCTGAGGTCATCATGGGTACAGTGATTGTTGCCTGTATTTTATTGATTTTTAAAACCGAGTTCCATTTCAAAGAAGGTATTATTTATGGAATATTCTGTGCCATTTTTGGAACCATATTTTCCGTATTTAATGGTAAAATGTTTGGGAAAACGAGTTCAGGGAACATTATATTTTATGAAATTTTCTGTGGTTGGTTTATTTTAATGATATTTTATCTGCTTTCAGGGCAAATTTTTCAAATGAATGAAATAAACTATAGAGATTTGGCGTTAATATGCTTGTTAGCCAGTGTTTTCACTGCTTTTCCAATGTTAGAATCAGTGAAATTAATGAAATATATATCACCTTTCACATTAATTTTAACAGTTAATTTAGAACCTGTTTACGGAATTATACTAGCTTTTTTTATCTTTGGGGAATCAGAACATATGAGCCCTATATTTTATATTGCTTCAGCTGTTATGATACTGGCAATCATAGTGAATGGATTAATAAAAGCCAGAAAAACTAAAAACTTTAACTAA
- a CDS encoding PorV/PorQ family protein produces the protein MMKKYFLLAFSLLFGLSQSQIIRKYSNEFLNIGAGARGLAMGGAVISNQDDVYAPMWNPAGLMAIEKDWQGAAMHAEYFESIAKYDYLAYAKVLEEGVFGVSVVRLGVDNILNTTQMIDAEGNIDYDKITKFSQSDYAAILSYAFRPGGNPNLDVGVNAKIVYRNVGKFANGYGFGFDVGAIYKGNNGWKFGGMIRDITTTVNFWSINQKELSTVVNGEEFNPAPKDKMELTMPKLNVGASKLFEINSSVYVLPEAGLNVDFAKTASLISTDFASISPYAGAELGYQKMIFVRLGINRFQSITDIEDLKRKVSFQPSAGIGIRYRGLTLDYAITNSGIGGSNFYSNFFSLKMDMGAFRND, from the coding sequence ATGATGAAAAAATATTTTTTACTTGCATTTTCACTGCTGTTTGGGCTGTCCCAATCTCAGATTATCAGGAAGTATTCCAATGAATTTTTAAATATAGGAGCGGGAGCTCGTGGGCTGGCAATGGGAGGAGCAGTAATCTCCAATCAGGATGATGTCTATGCCCCTATGTGGAATCCTGCAGGTCTGATGGCAATAGAGAAAGACTGGCAGGGGGCTGCTATGCATGCAGAATACTTTGAGTCAATTGCAAAATATGACTATTTAGCTTACGCTAAAGTTTTAGAAGAAGGTGTTTTCGGAGTTTCTGTAGTCAGACTTGGAGTAGATAATATTTTGAATACCACCCAGATGATTGATGCTGAAGGGAATATTGATTATGATAAAATTACAAAGTTCTCTCAATCCGATTATGCAGCAATTCTTTCTTATGCATTCAGACCGGGTGGAAATCCTAATCTTGATGTAGGAGTAAATGCAAAAATAGTCTATAGAAATGTAGGTAAGTTTGCCAATGGCTATGGTTTCGGTTTTGATGTGGGAGCAATTTATAAAGGGAATAATGGATGGAAGTTCGGGGGGATGATTCGTGATATCACAACTACTGTAAACTTTTGGAGCATTAACCAGAAAGAACTTTCTACTGTTGTAAACGGAGAAGAATTTAACCCGGCACCAAAAGATAAGATGGAACTTACAATGCCTAAACTTAATGTAGGAGCCAGCAAATTATTTGAAATCAACAGTAGTGTTTACGTATTACCGGAAGCGGGATTAAATGTAGATTTTGCTAAAACGGCTTCTTTAATTTCAACAGATTTTGCAAGTATAAGCCCTTATGCAGGAGCAGAATTAGGATATCAGAAAATGATTTTTGTGAGACTGGGGATCAATAGATTTCAGTCGATTACAGATATAGAAGACCTTAAAAGAAAAGTTTCATTTCAGCCTAGTGCAGGTATTGGGATAAGATATAGAGGACTTACACTGGATTATGCAATTACAAATTCAGGCATAGGGGGATCTAATTTCTATTCTAATTTCTTCTCACTAAAGATGGATATGGGAGCATTCAGAAACGATTAA
- a CDS encoding T9SS type A sorting domain-containing protein, which yields MVLQADSQLIKFNDQLIFPATRNAEESRELWTFNPVTQKSTLLKDVFPGYGIGISGDPTFMKLNNKVYFIAIQSNNSNNQLWVTDGTTSGTSKVKDLNFEYAIETTAVAGNNIFFYHHNELWVYNTVADSLQLLKTFQYSGNVKMHSMNGIMYIAANDGVHGKEIWKSDGTLTGTTLLKDIVPNANGSIDGDFAALIFKNKLYFIANLGTAGYELYSTDGTEAGTVSVKPIGYIRLEGAAADDYFVFTGFDTVNGLEPWISDGTAAGTKLLKNLTPGATSSMGMKKFIKFNNKIFFESGANGVNQAYGNYIWETDGTEAGTVPFSTHPDALIYGTSSDDKHLIFTMANYGSRYWITDGNPAHSFEITSLGLPYSNSFVDLNSKIYLPGSTQKYGTELYSIDPLTQEAAIASDISKFESASPHAFNVLNNDLIFIATDRQFNSQIYKRNNSTYQIQRLSALGGNSYTGIYTDFNDDFIKVGNYLYTDGGTYRTDGTEANTIAITSPDVSSRFMYTNLNDNTLLFAGYNNLVGTELWKVNNNSNTVTLVKDISADYMGSLYSVDSKTAVLNGFAYFVAKENGKLGIWKTDATDAGTLKTIQFSYQDGTDGNIKVLNTLNNKLLFTKQQENTSTSYSSGQNELWSSDGDQASAVLIKSYAVPYGSASISKETGTLDNKLIYVTSGYPSALHSTDGTAAGTAEILSGNFSGDIKFKKCGNQLFFTHNNASQLWKTDGTANGTSNLAQNFTSVKDMVCANNYLYFLNGDSQKVWRTNGTSSGTMPMDIFITNDDNQLLANENIQKMGTDGDQLYLTIATKEHGSEFYEITDPLPTYLAVSETPNADTKNGNMDIQIYPNPVSDYFSIKLKGNDRIETVKIFDTSGKLIKNIVDHNENIRVAELSSGIYFVKIKTGKGDYLSKIIKK from the coding sequence TTGGTTCTTCAAGCGGACAGCCAGTTAATCAAATTTAACGATCAGCTTATTTTTCCGGCTACAAGAAATGCTGAAGAAAGCAGAGAATTATGGACCTTTAATCCTGTTACTCAGAAATCTACCTTACTGAAAGATGTTTTTCCTGGATATGGTATTGGGATTTCCGGTGATCCTACCTTTATGAAGCTGAATAATAAGGTGTACTTCATAGCTATACAGAGCAATAATTCTAATAACCAGCTTTGGGTAACCGATGGAACTACTTCCGGAACTTCTAAAGTGAAAGATCTGAATTTTGAATATGCTATTGAAACCACTGCTGTAGCAGGAAATAATATCTTTTTTTATCATCACAATGAACTTTGGGTTTATAATACCGTTGCAGACAGTTTGCAGCTGTTAAAGACATTTCAATACTCCGGTAACGTGAAAATGCACTCCATGAATGGTATCATGTATATAGCGGCCAATGATGGAGTACATGGAAAGGAGATCTGGAAATCTGATGGTACTTTGACAGGAACCACTTTGTTAAAGGACATCGTCCCTAATGCCAATGGAAGTATTGACGGAGACTTTGCAGCATTGATTTTTAAGAATAAACTTTATTTTATCGCTAATCTCGGAACCGCAGGATATGAATTATATTCAACAGATGGAACAGAAGCAGGAACAGTATCTGTGAAACCTATAGGGTATATCAGGCTGGAAGGTGCAGCAGCAGATGATTATTTTGTATTTACAGGATTTGATACAGTAAACGGGCTTGAGCCTTGGATTTCTGACGGAACAGCTGCCGGTACTAAACTCTTGAAAAATCTTACTCCAGGAGCTACAAGTTCCATGGGTATGAAAAAATTTATAAAATTCAACAATAAAATATTCTTTGAAAGTGGTGCCAACGGAGTAAATCAGGCCTATGGCAACTATATCTGGGAAACAGATGGTACAGAAGCCGGCACCGTTCCTTTCAGTACTCATCCTGATGCTTTGATCTATGGAACCAGTTCGGATGATAAACATTTGATCTTTACCATGGCCAACTATGGAAGCAGATATTGGATTACTGATGGAAACCCTGCCCATAGCTTTGAAATCACAAGTCTTGGATTGCCATATAGCAATAGTTTTGTAGATCTGAATTCTAAAATTTATCTTCCCGGTAGCACTCAAAAATATGGAACAGAATTATACTCAATAGATCCGCTTACCCAGGAGGCCGCAATAGCTTCTGATATCAGTAAATTTGAAAGTGCTTCTCCTCATGCATTTAATGTACTGAATAATGATCTTATCTTTATTGCTACGGACCGCCAGTTTAATAGCCAGATTTATAAGAGAAATAACAGTACATACCAGATTCAAAGATTATCTGCACTGGGAGGGAATTCATATACAGGGATTTATACTGATTTTAATGATGACTTTATTAAAGTTGGAAATTATCTCTACACGGATGGAGGAACTTACAGGACAGATGGAACGGAAGCCAATACTATTGCAATAACATCTCCCGATGTATCAAGTAGGTTTATGTACACAAATTTAAATGATAATACCCTGCTTTTTGCCGGTTATAATAATTTAGTAGGTACTGAACTTTGGAAAGTAAATAATAATTCCAATACAGTTACTTTGGTGAAAGATATCTCTGCAGATTATATGGGAAGTCTTTATTCTGTGGATTCTAAAACGGCAGTTCTGAATGGTTTCGCCTATTTTGTGGCCAAAGAAAACGGAAAACTGGGGATCTGGAAAACTGATGCTACTGATGCCGGTACCTTAAAAACTATTCAGTTTTCATATCAGGATGGAACTGATGGGAACATCAAGGTATTAAATACGTTGAATAATAAGCTACTCTTTACAAAACAGCAGGAGAATACCTCAACAAGTTACAGCTCGGGGCAGAATGAGCTTTGGTCTTCAGATGGTGATCAGGCATCAGCTGTTCTGATAAAGTCTTACGCTGTACCTTATGGTTCCGCGAGTATTTCAAAGGAAACTGGTACTTTAGATAATAAATTGATCTATGTTACATCAGGATATCCTTCAGCATTGCATTCTACAGATGGTACTGCTGCAGGAACAGCCGAAATTTTATCCGGGAACTTTTCTGGAGATATTAAATTTAAAAAATGTGGTAATCAGTTATTCTTTACACATAACAATGCATCCCAATTATGGAAAACCGACGGTACAGCTAATGGAACTTCCAATTTGGCCCAAAATTTTACTTCAGTGAAAGACATGGTTTGTGCGAATAATTATCTTTATTTCCTTAATGGTGATTCCCAGAAAGTATGGAGAACTAACGGAACTTCATCAGGAACTATGCCTATGGATATTTTTATAACCAATGATGATAATCAGTTACTGGCTAATGAAAATATTCAGAAAATGGGAACTGATGGAGATCAATTATATCTGACCATTGCTACAAAAGAACACGGAAGTGAATTCTACGAAATTACTGACCCGCTACCCACTTATCTGGCAGTGAGTGAAACTCCTAATGCTGATACTAAAAATGGGAATATGGATATTCAGATTTATCCAAATCCTGTTTCTGACTATTTCTCAATAAAGCTTAAAGGAAATGACAGAATTGAAACGGTCAAGATTTTCGATACTTCCGGAAAGCTGATAAAAAATATAGTTGACCATAATGAGAATATTAGGGTAGCAGAACTTTCTTCAGGAATATACTTTGTAAAAATAAAAACCGGAAAAGGTGATTACTTAAGCAAGATCATAAAAAAATAA
- the uvrC gene encoding excinuclease ABC subunit UvrC, whose product MNPSLELQLKTLPSEPGVYRYYDKNEQLLYVGKAKNLKKRVLSYFNKNLPGYRIKIMVSKIQRLETTIVNSEYDALLLENNLIKEHKPFYNVMLKDDKTYPWICIKNEDFPRVFLTRNMIKDGSEYYGPYAKVRPAKILLDTIKHIYKLRTCNLNLSPAKIADGKYKVCLEYHIKNCEGPCEDLESKEEYDEKIDAIRGIVKGDFRKAKDFLVNQMMKLASDLKFEEAQIIKERLDILEDYQAKNTVVNPNIDDVDVFGMTSDETAAYVNFFKIRNGNIIQSFTTEIKKILEETDEDIMEEALIEIRQKFASDSKEVLLPFHLSVEIPNVKLIVPKVGDKKRIVELSEKNAKEYRLEKLKQVQIVDPERHTNRIMAEMQKLLRMPVEPRHIEGFDNSNIQGTNPVSACVVFKDGKPSKADYRIFHPKTVEGPNDFATMEEVIYRRYKRMLDEGESLPQLILIDGGKGQLSSAVKSLRLLGLYGKITIVGIAKRLEEIFFPEDSIPLYLDKKSETLKILQRVRDEAHRFGVKHHRTRRSNSTIKSELEEITGVGEKTIELLLSKLKSVKRIKESNLETLEEILGKSKAKIIWEFFNNNG is encoded by the coding sequence ATGAATCCTTCTTTAGAATTACAGCTCAAAACTTTACCATCCGAACCCGGCGTTTATCGTTATTATGATAAAAACGAACAGCTATTGTATGTAGGGAAAGCTAAAAATCTGAAAAAGAGGGTTCTCTCCTATTTCAACAAAAATCTTCCCGGATACAGGATTAAAATAATGGTGAGTAAGATCCAGCGTCTGGAAACTACTATTGTAAACAGTGAGTATGATGCTCTTTTGTTGGAAAACAATTTGATTAAAGAGCATAAGCCGTTTTATAATGTCATGCTGAAAGATGACAAAACGTATCCCTGGATCTGCATTAAAAACGAAGATTTCCCACGCGTTTTTCTAACGAGAAATATGATTAAAGACGGTTCGGAATATTATGGGCCTTATGCAAAGGTACGTCCTGCAAAGATCTTATTGGATACCATCAAGCATATTTATAAACTAAGAACGTGTAATCTAAACCTCTCCCCTGCCAAAATAGCAGACGGAAAGTATAAAGTGTGTCTGGAATACCATATCAAAAACTGCGAAGGGCCTTGTGAAGATCTTGAAAGTAAAGAAGAATATGATGAGAAGATAGACGCTATCCGTGGAATTGTTAAAGGAGATTTCCGGAAAGCTAAAGATTTTCTTGTAAATCAGATGATGAAACTTGCTTCTGACCTCAAGTTTGAGGAGGCTCAGATTATTAAAGAGCGGCTTGATATTCTGGAAGATTATCAGGCTAAAAATACAGTGGTTAATCCAAATATTGATGATGTGGATGTCTTTGGTATGACCAGTGATGAAACAGCAGCTTATGTCAACTTCTTTAAGATAAGAAACGGGAATATCATTCAAAGTTTCACTACAGAGATTAAAAAAATTCTTGAGGAAACAGATGAAGACATTATGGAAGAAGCCTTGATTGAGATCCGTCAGAAGTTCGCTTCGGACTCAAAAGAAGTTCTGCTTCCTTTCCATTTGTCTGTAGAAATTCCGAATGTAAAACTGATTGTTCCGAAAGTAGGCGACAAAAAAAGAATTGTAGAGCTTTCTGAAAAGAATGCTAAAGAATACCGTCTGGAAAAGCTGAAACAGGTTCAAATCGTAGATCCTGAAAGGCATACGAACAGAATCATGGCTGAAATGCAGAAACTGCTGAGAATGCCTGTAGAACCCAGACATATAGAAGGTTTTGACAACTCAAATATTCAGGGGACCAATCCTGTGTCGGCCTGTGTTGTTTTTAAAGATGGTAAACCCAGCAAAGCAGATTATAGAATTTTCCACCCTAAAACGGTAGAAGGGCCCAATGATTTTGCCACCATGGAGGAAGTGATCTACCGCCGGTATAAAAGAATGCTTGATGAAGGAGAAAGTCTCCCTCAGTTGATTTTGATTGATGGGGGGAAAGGACAGTTATCTTCTGCAGTTAAGAGTTTAAGATTACTGGGACTTTATGGAAAAATAACTATTGTAGGAATTGCCAAAAGACTGGAAGAAATTTTCTTCCCGGAAGATTCTATTCCTTTATATCTTGATAAAAAATCTGAAACTTTAAAAATCTTACAAAGAGTACGTGATGAAGCCCACCGTTTTGGAGTAAAACATCATAGAACCAGAAGAAGTAATTCTACGATAAAATCTGAACTGGAGGAAATTACCGGAGTGGGAGAAAAAACAATTGAATTATTACTTTCTAAATTAAAATCCGTAAAACGAATCAAAGAATCCAATCTGGAAACACTGGAAGAGATTCTCGGCAAGAGCAAGGCTAAAATAATCTGGGAGTTTTTCAATAACAACGGATAA
- the hutH gene encoding histidine ammonia-lyase translates to MIYGVDIFTFHDILEICKKPNKAKLNKAAKEQILKSQKNVQEIVESDRCVYGINTGFGPLCDTKISADETAQLQYNLIISHAVGVGKPINKELSKIMMIAKVHALSKGFSGVSLDVIERLILMLEKDIIPVVPEQGSVGASGDLAPLAHLVLPLLGLGQVWEGDQVAETMDVLEKHDLEPLVLGPKEGLGLINGTQFILAHAIKGLEKFEYLLDLADMTAAMSIEAYRGSESPFKKELHDIRPFEGSKKVAARMLKFLKGSENMKAHEDCERVQDPYSMRCVPQVHGASRNAFEHLKSMAETELNSVTDNPIVLSAEESISGGNFHGQLMALPLDYATLAAAELGNISDRRSYLLLEGKYGLPRLLTESSGLNSGFMIPQYTSAALVTENKTLCFPASADSIPTSLGQEDHVSMGSISGRKFNQVLGNLVNILSVELMFAAQGLEFRRPSRCSKVIEENFTILRSKVAKLEDDRLIGKDMLAIAELINERKFIVDVK, encoded by the coding sequence ATGATATACGGAGTAGATATTTTTACTTTCCATGATATTCTGGAAATCTGTAAAAAACCTAATAAAGCCAAGCTGAACAAAGCAGCAAAAGAACAGATCTTAAAATCACAGAAAAATGTACAGGAAATAGTAGAGTCCGATAGATGTGTATATGGGATTAATACTGGATTCGGACCATTGTGTGATACTAAAATATCAGCTGACGAAACAGCGCAGTTACAATATAATTTAATTATTTCCCATGCCGTAGGAGTAGGAAAACCGATTAATAAAGAACTTTCCAAAATCATGATGATTGCGAAAGTTCATGCTTTATCAAAAGGTTTTTCAGGAGTTTCTCTTGATGTAATCGAAAGACTGATCCTGATGCTTGAGAAAGATATTATTCCTGTAGTTCCTGAACAGGGATCTGTAGGAGCTTCCGGTGATCTTGCACCTTTAGCACATCTTGTCTTGCCTTTATTAGGGTTAGGACAGGTTTGGGAAGGAGATCAGGTTGCAGAAACAATGGATGTTCTGGAGAAACACGACCTTGAGCCATTGGTATTAGGCCCTAAAGAAGGTTTAGGATTGATCAATGGTACCCAATTTATCCTGGCACATGCCATCAAAGGATTAGAAAAGTTTGAATACCTGCTTGACCTTGCGGACATGACTGCTGCGATGAGTATTGAAGCATACAGAGGTTCAGAAAGCCCATTCAAAAAAGAACTTCATGATATCAGACCTTTTGAAGGGAGTAAAAAAGTAGCTGCAAGAATGCTTAAATTCTTAAAGGGCTCAGAAAACATGAAAGCTCACGAAGATTGCGAGAGAGTTCAGGATCCGTATTCTATGAGATGTGTACCACAGGTTCACGGAGCCAGTAGAAATGCCTTTGAACACCTTAAGAGTATGGCTGAAACAGAACTGAATTCTGTAACAGACAACCCAATTGTACTAAGTGCTGAAGAATCTATTTCGGGAGGTAACTTTCATGGACAGCTGATGGCTTTGCCTTTAGACTATGCAACACTGGCGGCGGCGGAATTAGGAAATATTTCCGACAGAAGAAGTTACTTATTATTAGAAGGGAAATATGGACTTCCAAGATTACTGACGGAAAGCTCAGGTTTAAATTCCGGATTTATGATCCCGCAATATACTTCAGCAGCTTTGGTTACAGAAAATAAAACATTGTGTTTCCCGGCGTCGGCAGACTCTATTCCTACAAGTTTAGGACAGGAAGACCATGTTTCTATGGGAAGTATTTCCGGAAGAAAATTCAATCAGGTTCTTGGTAACCTTGTGAATATTTTATCTGTTGAGCTGATGTTTGCTGCTCAGGGACTGGAATTCAGAAGACCTTCCAGGTGCTCCAAAGTGATAGAAGAAAACTTTACTATTCTTCGTTCCAAAGTTGCGAAGCTTGAAGATGACAGATTAATCGGTAAAGATATGTTAGCGATTGCAGAACTGATCAATGAAAGAAAATTTATTGTTGATGTAAAATAG
- a CDS encoding DUF2059 domain-containing protein, with the protein MKKGIILGFLLLGINAFSQSNEAKVRELISITRSDRMLSIGFKEFMDHYNNKYKDLPDNFWDEFKKDMAPERIVTLYIPIYKKYFSDADIDELIKFYKTPAGQKLIENMPSLMTESTEVTNKFVEAFNKKVNDKINEHYHFQNPPPPAR; encoded by the coding sequence ATGAAGAAAGGGATTATTTTGGGTTTCCTTTTGCTGGGAATAAATGCTTTTTCTCAATCGAACGAAGCAAAAGTGAGGGAACTGATCAGTATTACAAGGTCAGATCGGATGTTGTCCATTGGATTTAAGGAGTTTATGGATCATTACAACAATAAGTATAAGGACTTGCCAGATAATTTTTGGGATGAGTTCAAAAAAGATATGGCTCCCGAAAGAATAGTTACCCTTTATATTCCTATTTATAAAAAGTACTTTTCGGATGCCGATATCGATGAGCTTATCAAGTTTTACAAAACTCCGGCAGGTCAAAAACTGATTGAAAATATGCCATCTTTAATGACTGAATCAACGGAAGTTACAAATAAATTTGTGGAGGCATTTAACAAAAAAGTTAATGATAAAATTAATGAACATTATCACTTTCAAAACCCTCCACCTCCTGCGCGATAA
- a CDS encoding GNAT family N-acetyltransferase — translation MHILRTDSSHTDFQNLVKLLDSILAEHNGDEHDFFNQFNTIEAIKNCVVIYIDTIPAACGSFKILSENTVEIKRMYTQPEFRQRGLASKIVKELENWARELNFQKAVLETSKDLKNAISVYEHNGFYRISNYGPYIGIEQSICLEKIL, via the coding sequence ATGCATATACTTAGAACAGACTCCTCACATACAGATTTCCAAAACTTAGTAAAACTTCTTGACAGTATTCTTGCAGAGCATAATGGTGATGAACACGATTTCTTTAATCAGTTTAATACAATAGAGGCTATTAAAAATTGTGTCGTTATATATATTGATACTATTCCTGCTGCTTGTGGGTCGTTCAAGATACTTTCGGAAAATACCGTTGAAATCAAAAGAATGTATACCCAGCCGGAATTCAGGCAGCGGGGACTTGCATCCAAAATTGTAAAGGAATTGGAGAACTGGGCTAGAGAACTGAATTTTCAAAAAGCAGTTCTGGAAACTTCTAAAGATCTTAAAAACGCAATTTCTGTTTATGAGCATAATGGATTTTACAGGATTTCTAATTATGGACCATATATAGGAATAGAGCAGAGTATCTGTTTAGAGAAGATATTATAA